One genomic region from Gadus morhua chromosome 9, gadMor3.0, whole genome shotgun sequence encodes:
- the fjx1 gene encoding four-jointed box protein 1 produces MKIVLANLFALLFLCTCLSVLYVWTTLESRLDRHKRSTFPGPAVDHPRSLRSGGPSTDPSPKTFRALLAVPAAERLQRPAGVYNLSASTGSPDHRMSYHGDNEGGSARRARGGEDRADRFDPNPVEDGIFWSQRLEEQLSAGFTEEHALAWRARARAQRVVRLEPGCGRISNQLATFSDGTRACVRYGINADQVQGETLTSCLATLLGIANLPPLALSQLSGTGAGAAGGGEQWAAVRRRVEGLQWSERAVVSLTEWVANLTGVVTPSLLRQEGGDGGGVGGGLHPFRQELRNKTRAELFELMQWSDLILMDYLTANFDRLVSNLFSLQWDPRVMERDTNNLLRAPRGDLLFIDNEAGLVHGYRVLGMWEKYHDTVLGSVCVFRRRTARRVAEMSARQDARARLLELYRDTEPLAPVLGFLSDEHAGLLQARIDTVHRHISQCREKYGRL; encoded by the coding sequence ATGAAGATCGTGCTGGCCAACTTATTCGCTCTTCTCTTCCTGTGCACTTGCCTCAGCGTGCTCTACGTGTGGACCACTCTGGAGAGCCGCCTGGACCGCCACAAGCGCAGCACCTTTCCGGGACCCGCGGTGGACCATCCGAGGTCCCTGCGCTCCGGCGGCCCGTCCACCGACCCCTCGCCCAAAACTTTCCGGGCTCTGCTGGCCGTCCCCGCGGCAGAGAGACTGCAGCGGCCCGCCGGGGTCTACAACCTCAGCGCCTCCACAGGGAGTCCGGATCACCGTATGTCATATCACGGAGATAACGAGGGGGGGTCCGCGCGACGGGCACGGGGAGGGGAGGATAGAGCGGACCGGTTCGACCCCAACCCCGTGGAGGACGGGATCTTCTGGAGCCAGCGGTTGGAGGAACAACTGTCTGCCGGCTTCACGGAGGAGCACGCCCTGGCTTGGCGCGCCCGAGCCCGGGCTCAGCGGGTGGTGCGGCTGGAGCCCGGCTGCGGCCGGATCTCCAACCAGCTCGCCACTTTCTCGGACGGGACCCGCGCGTGCGTGCGCTACGGGATCAACGCGGACCAAGTGCAGGGGGAAACTTTGACGTCGTGCCTCGCGACACTGCTGGGCATCGCCAACCTGCCACCCCTCGCGCTGTCCCAGCTTAGCGGGACCGGggccggggcggcggggggcggcGAGCAGTGGGCCGCCGTGAGGCGGCGCGTGGAGGGGCTGCAGTGGAGCGAGCGTGCCGTGGTGTCCCTCACGGAGTGGGTGGCCAACCTGACCGGGGTGGTGACGCCCTCCCTGCTCCGACAGGagggtggagatggtggaggagttggaggagggctCCATCCGTTCCGCCAAGAGCTGCGGAACAAGACGAGGGCGGAGTTGTTCGAGCTGATGCAGTGGAGCGACCTGATCCTCATGGACTACCTCACGGCCAACTTCGACCGGCTGGTGAGCAACCTGTTCAGCCTGCAGTGGGACCCGCGCGTCATGGAGCGGGACACCAACAACCTGCTGCGCGCGCCCCGTGGCGACCTGCTGTTCATCGACAACGAGGCAGGGCTCGTTCACGGCTACCGCGTGCTGGGCATGTGGGAGAAGTACCACGACACGGTGCTCGGTTCGGTGTGCGTGTTCCGCCGAAGGACCGCGAGGCGCGTGGCCGAGATGAGCGCGCGGCAGGACGCGCGGGCGAGGCTGCTGGAGTTGTACCGGGACACGGAGCCACTGGCGCCCGTGCTCGGCTTCCTCTCCGACGAGCACGCAGGGCTCCTGCAAGCCCGGATAGACACCGTGCACAGACACATATCGCAATGTAGAGAGAAGTACGGCCggctttga